Proteins encoded within one genomic window of Brassica rapa cultivar Chiifu-401-42 chromosome A09, CAAS_Brap_v3.01, whole genome shotgun sequence:
- the LOC103837179 gene encoding peroxisomal adenine nucleotide carrier 2 — protein sequence MGVDLESISEATSGAIGSLLSTTILYPLDTCKSKYQAEISVPGNHKYRRISDVFWEAISSGNVLSLYQGLGTKNVQSFVSSFIYFYSYSYFKRLHSERIGSKSIGTTANLLIAAASAAFTNILTQPLDTASSRMQTSEFGNAKGFWKTLTEGTWGDAYDGMGITLLLTPNPAIQYTVFDQLKQNLVEKRKAKAKKDSSPVVISSFMAFLLGAISKSAATVITYPLIRCKVMIQAADDTKDSEAKKRRERIKKTIPGVIYAIWEKEGVLGFFKGLQAQILKTVLSSALLLMIKEKITATTWFLILAIRKTLFVTKGRLKSS from the exons ATGGGCGTTGATCTGGAATCAATCTCGGAGGCCACCTCCGGAGCTATAGGATCCCTTCTGAGCACAACCATCTTATACCCTCTCGATACCTGCAAATCCAAGTACCAAGCCGAGATCAGTGTCCCCGGTAACCACAAATACAG ACGCATATCAGATGTCTTTTGGGAAGCCATTTCTTCAGGGAACGTTCTCTCGTTGTACCAAGGCCTAGGGACTAAGAACGTGCAGTCCTTTGTTTCTTCGTTCATCTACTTTTATAGCTACAGCTACTTCAAGAGGTTGCATAGTGAGAGGATTGGTTCTAAGTCGATTGGCACAACGGCTAACCTCCTCATCGCTGCTGCTTCTGCTGCTTTTACCAATATATTGACCCAA CCTCTTGATACAGCTTCGTCGAGGATGCAAACAAGCGAGTTTGGGAATGCAAAAGGGTTTTGGAAGACGTTAACCGAAGGTACTTGGGGAGATGCTTATGATGGCATGGGGATTACTCTTTTACTCACCCCTAATCCTGCTATTCAG TATACAGTGTTTGATCAGCTGAAACAGAACCTCGTTGAGAAAAGAAAGGCAAAAGCCAAGAAAGACTCTTCCCCTGTAGTCATCTCTTCCTTTATGGCCTTCTTGTTGGGTGCCATCTCTAAATCTGCTGCCACCGTCATCACTTATCCACTAATCAG GTGCAAGGTGATGATTCAAGCAGCAGATGACACAAAGGATAGTGAAGCGAAGAAGCGCCGAGAAAGAATCAAGAAAACGATTCCAGGGGTCATCTATGCTATATGGGAAAAAGAAGGGGTCTTAGGGTTCTTCAAAGGCTTGCAGGCTCAGATCCTAAAGACAGTTCTGAGCTCTGCGTTGCTACTGATGATCAAGGAGAAAATCACAGCAACCACATGGTTTCTCATTCTAGCCATAAGAAAAACTCTGTTCGTCACAAAAGGTAGGTTGAAAAGCTCATAA
- the LOC103837178 gene encoding serine--tRNA ligase, cytoplasmic: MLDINLFREEKGNDPEIIRESQRRRFADVDLVDEVINLDKEWRQRQFEVDGLRTEFNKLNKQVAKLKISGADASEVIQQAEKNKQDAADKEKEVGDAYAKLKEKLVKVGNLVPDSVPVSNDEADNPVVKVWGEKPVFAPGQKVMNHVDLVEKTFIADNRRGAEIAGGRGYFLRGHGVLLNQALINFGLQFLRKRKFTPFQPPFLMRKDVMAKSAQLSEFDEQLYKVSGKGKDKDVTGEGDGKYLIATAEQPLCAYHMDEWIPLKEVPIRYAGYSTCFRTEAGSHGRDQLGLFRVHQFEKIEQFCITSPDENNSWKMLEDMMKNSEEFYKELKLPYRVVEIVSGALNDAAAKKYDLEGWFPASGTYRELVSCSNCTDYQARRLEIRYGQKKSNEETKYVHMLNSTLTATERTICCILENYQRENGVEVPEVLQQFMEVELLPFRQ, from the exons ATGTTGGATATAAATCTATTTAGAGAAGAGAAGGGGAACGATCCAGAGATCATCCGTGAATCCCAACGCCGGAGATTCGCCGACGTTGATCTCGTCGACGAGGTCATCAATCTCGACAAAGAATGGCGTCAGC GTCAATTTGAAGTAGACGGTTTACGAACGGAATTCAACAAGCTGAACAAGCAAGTAGCCAAGCTCAAGATT TCTGGTGCTGATGCGAGTGAGGTGATTCAGCAAGCGGAGAAGAACAAACAAGACGCTGCTGATAAGGAAAAGGAAGTTGGTGATGCTTATGCTAAGCTCAAAGAAAAGTTGGTGAAAGTTGGAAACCTCGTCCCTGACTCAGTTCCAGTTAGTAACGATGAG GCAGATAATCCTGTGGTAAAAGTTTGGGGTGAGAAGCCGGTTTTTGCACCTGGTCAGAAGGTGATGAACCATGTGGATCTCGTTGAGAAGACCTTCATTGCAGATAATAGGAGAG GTGCTGAAATTGCTGGAGGAAGAGGGTACTTCCTGAGAGGACATGGTGTGCTACTTAACCAAGCTCTTATCAACTTTGGGCTGCAATTTTTGAGGAAGAGAAAGTTCACACCATTTCAACCTCCTTTTCTCATGAGGAAGGATGTCATGGCCAAGTCCGCACAGTTGTCAGAGTTTGATGAACAACTTTACAAG GTAAGTGGTAAAGGAAAAGACAAAGACGTCACAGGTGAAGGAGATGGCAAATACCTGATTGCAACTGCTGAGCAACCTCTTTGTGCATACCATATGGATGAATGGATCCCTCTCAAAGAGGTTCCCATAAG ATATGCTGGTTACTCGACCTGCTTCAGGACAGAAGCTGGTTCCCATGGAAGAGACCAGCTTGGCCTTTTCCGTGTTCATCAGTTTGAGAAAATTGAACAGTTTTGCATCACCAGTCCTGACGAGAACAACTCGTGGAAAATGCTCGAGGATATGATGAAGAACTCTGAAGAGTTTTACAAAGAG CTAAAACTCCCATACCGAGTGGTGGAGATTGTCTCTGGAGCATTGAACGATGCAGCTGCGAAAAAATATGATTTGGAAGGTTGGTTTCCTGCGTCTGGTACTTACAGAGAGCTTGTGTCGTGTTCCAACTGTACAGACTACCAAGCTAGAAGGCTTGAGATTAGATACGGTCAAAAAAAG AGCAATGAGGAGACGAAGTATGTGCATATGCTGAATTCGACTCTTACCGCTACTGAGAGGACCATTTGCTGCATTCTCGAGAACTACCAGCGGGAAAATGGTGTGGAGGTCCCTGAGGTTTTGCAGCAGTTTATGGAAGTAGAGTTGTTGCCCTTCAGGCAGTAG
- the LOC103837196 gene encoding uncharacterized protein At4g28440-like → MASNTSRNSKQRNGPPPGRKKKHKVNQLKPGTSGHTLTFKVVDQYSVTSFIRPGRIAECLVGDETASIIFTARNDQVDLMKPGTTVNLRNTKINMFHGFMGLAVNKFGRIEVVTEPADDITVKEDNNLSLVEYEPVYL, encoded by the coding sequence ATGGCGTCAAACACCAGCCGTAATTCCAAGCAAAGAAACGGACCTCCGCCGGGGAGAAAGAAGAAACATAAGGTGAATCAGCTTAAACCAGGTACGAGCGGTCACACTTTGACCTTTAAGGTCGTGGATCAGTATTCAGTTACTTCTTTCATTAGACCTGGTCGGATCGCTGAGTGCCTCGTTGGAGATGAGACTGCTTCCATCATCTTCACCGCTCGCAACGATCAAGTGGACTTGATGAAGCCAGGAACTACTGTGAATCTCCGGAATACAAAGATAAATATGTTCCACGGATTCATGGGGCTTGCTGTTAACAAATTTGGTCGCATCGAGGTCGTCACTGAACCAGCTGATGACATAACTGTTAAAGAGGACAACAATCTATCCCTTGTGGAGTATGAGCCCGTCTATCTCTAG
- the LOC103837180 gene encoding mitochondrial Rho GTPase 1, producing MAAASPNNPVRIVVIGDKGTGKSSLIVAAATDSFPPNVPPVLPDTKLPFQFFPDGIPVTIVDTSSRPEDKGMVAEELKLADAVVLTYDCDRPETLERLSTYWLPELRLLEVKVPIIVAGCKLDLRDDNSPVVLEEVMAPIMHQFREIETCIECSALKQLQAQEVFYYAQKTVIHPTAPLFDQETQTLKPRCVRALKRIFILCDHDKDGALSEAELNAFQVKCFHAPLQPSEVDGVKRVVQEKLPEGVNEVGLTLTGFLFLHALFIEKGRLETTWTVLRKFGYNNDIRLADELLPPSLFKRAPDQSVELTDVAIEFLTGKYMLFDADGDNNLRPQEIEDLFSTAPESPWKEAPYEDAAEKTALGGLSSDSFLSLWSLMTLLEPARSVENLIYIGFQGDPSSAIRFTRKRLLDRKKKQCERKVVQCFVFGPNSAGKSALLNCFLGRPYADNTESTTDERYAVNVVDETKSAKKTLVMREIPEDGAQGIFSSKESLAACDIAVFVYDSSDESSWKRASELLVEVANHGEATGYEVPCLMVSAKDDIVSSQISIQESTRVTQEMGIEPPVSISSKLGDFNNLFGKIVTAAQHPHLSIPETEAGKSRKHYNRLINRSLLSVSIGAAAVVVGLAAYRVYAARKSASA from the exons ATGGCGGCGGCGTCACCTAATAACCCTGTTCGGATCGTTGTGATTGGTGACAAGGGCACTGGAAAGTCCAGCTTGATTGTCGCTGCAGCTACTGATTCTTTCCCTCCCAATGTCCCTCCTGTTTTGCCTGATACCAAGCTTCCTTTTCAGTTCTTCCCTGACGGTATCCCCGTCACCATCGTTGACACTTCCTCAAG GCCGGAAGATAAGGGCATGGTTGCTGAGGAGTTGAAGCTCGCAGATGCAGTGGTTTTGACATATGACTGTGACCGACCTGAGACTCTCGAACGTTTGAGTACATACTGGCTTCCAGAGCTTCGTCTGTTAGAG GTGAAAGTTCCTATAATAGTAGCAGGCTGTAAGCTTGACCTCAGAGACGACAACAGCCCGGTCGTCCTAGAAGAAGTGATGGCACCTATAATGCACCAGTTTCGGGAGATTGAGACTTGTATCGAGTGTTCTGCCCTGAAGCAACTCCAG GCACAAGAAGTTTTCTATTATGCGCAAAAAACTGTCATTCACCCAACAGCACCTCTGTTTGATCAAGAAACTCAGACATTGAAGCCACGGTGTGTTAGGGCCCTGAAGCGCATCTTTATACTCTGTGACCATGATAAAGATGGTGCGCTAAGCGAGGCTGAGTTAAATGCATTTCAG GTCAAGTGTTTCCATGCGCCACTGCAGCCTTCTGAAGTCGATGGTGTTAAGAGGGTTGTGCAAGAAAAGTTGCCAGAAGGTGTGAATGAAGTAGGACTGACATTGACTGGCTTCCTGTTTCTACATGCACTTTTCATTGAGAAAGGGAGGCTTGAGACAACATGGACTGTGCTTAGGAAGTTCGGGTATAACAATGATATAAGACTCGCTGATGAACTGCTTCCACCTTCATTATTCAAGAGAGCACCTGATCAG AGTGTTGAGTTGACAGATGTAGCAATCGAATTCCTGACAGGAAAGTATATGTTGTTTGATGCGGATGGG GATAATAATCTGAGACCCCAAGAGATCGAGGATCTATTTTCAACTGCTCCTGAAAG TCCCTGGAAGGAAGCTCCATATGAGGATGCTGCAGAGAAAACTGCCCTTGGAGGACTCTCCTCTGACTCTTTCCTGTCACTG TGGTCACTGATGACACTGTTAGAACCTGCTCGGAGTGTGGAAAATTTGATTTACATTGGATTCCAGGGTGATCCATCTTCTGCCATCCGTTTTACTAGGAAAAGGCTTTTAGATCGCAAAAAGAAACAGTGTGAAAGAAAAGTTGTCCAGTGCTTTGTTTTTGGACCCAATAGCGCTGGAAAATCTGCATTACTGAATTGCTTTCTTGGAAG GCCATATGCTGATAACACGGAATCAACGACTGACGAGCGTTATGCAGTAAATGTGGTTGATGAAACTAAG AGTGCAAAGAAAACTCTTGTGATGAGGGAAATTCCAGAAGATGGAGCTCAGGGGATATTTTCATCGAAGGAGTCGTTGGCTGCATGTGACATAGCCGTCTTCGTTTATGACAG TTCTGATGAGTCGTCTTGGAAGAGAGCGAGTGAGTTGCTTGTAGAAGTTGCAAATCACGGCGAGGCCACTGGATATGAGGTTCCCTGCCTTATGGTTTCAGCTAAAGACGATATTGTATCATCCCAAATTTCCATACAAGAATCCACCAGG GTGACACAAGAAATGGGAATAGAGCCTCCTGTATCCATCAGCTCGAAGTTGGGGGATTTCAACAATCTATTCGGCAAAATCGTTACTGCAGCGCAACATCCTCATCTGAGTATACCAGAGACCGAAGCAGGAAAGAGCCGCAAACATTACAACAGGCTAATCAACCGATCTCTTTTGTCTGTTTCAA TTGGAGCTGCTGCTGTGGTCGTTGGGCTGGCTGCATACCGCGTGTATGCCGCAAGAAAGAGCGCTTCTGCCTGA
- the LOC103837183 gene encoding pentatricopeptide repeat-containing protein At5g27460 has translation MYSRIRLATKTSFSISGVTRLLSSGAATATLKEILRNNSVPSLLQQRVDSGHPVTLSELRFISNRLIRSNRHDLALQMMEWMETRKDVNFSAHDASLKLELIIKAHGLKQAEEYFEQLQSSVSAARSAYLPLLRGYVKARLVQEAEALMEKLNLLGFLVTPHPFNEMMKLYEATHQYEKVVMVIGLMKRNKIPRNVLSYNLWMNACCEASGVGAVESVYGEMVGDRSVEVGWSSLCSLGNVYVKVGFVEKAKLVLESAEKKLSRSNRLGYFFLITMYASLGDKEGVVRLWEGSKSVSGRITCANYICVLSCLVRLGGLAEAERVFEEWEDNCCNYDVRVSNVLLGAYTRNGLIREAESLHNRVLERGGSPNYKTWEILMEGWVECQSMEKAIDAMHRAFELMKGCHWRPSQRIILAIAEYFEKEEKIEEANIYVRDLHLLGLASLPLYRLLLRMHEHVRRPASHIYEMMKLDNIRIG, from the exons ATGTACAGCAGGATTCGTTTGGCTACGAAGACGAGCTTCTCCATCTCCGGCGTAACAAGGCTCCTCTCTTCAGGCGCCGCCACGGCTACGTTGAAGGAGATACTGAGAAATAACTCTGTCCCCTCCCTGCTTCAGCAACGCGTCGACTCGGGTCACCCCGTCACGCTATCGGAGCTCCGGTTCATCTCCAACCGCCTAATCAGATCGAACCGTCACGATCTCGCACTCCAG ATGATGGAGTGGATGGAGACTCGAAAAGACGTTAACTTTAGTGCCCACGACGCTTCTCTTAAGCTGGAACTGATCATCAAAGCTCATGGCTTGAAACAAGCTGAGGAATACTTCGAGCAGCTTCAAAGCTCTGTTTCAGCAGCTAGATCAGCTTACCTCCCTCTCCTTCGTGGCTATGTTAAAGCTAGATTggttcaagaagctgaagctctCATGGAGAAGCTGAATCTCTTGGGTTTTCTTGTAACTCCCCACCCGTTCAACGAGATGATGAAGCTTTACGAAGCGACTCATCAGTATGAGAAAGTAGTgatggtgattgggttgatgaAGAGGAACAAGATACCGAGGAATGTTCTTTCTTATAATCTCTGGATGAACGCGTGCTGCGAAGCGTCAGGTGTTGGAGCTGTGGAGAGTGTTTATGGGGAGATGGTTGGGGACAGGAGCGTTGAAGTTGGGTGGAGTTCGTTGTGTAGTCTAGGGAATGTTTATGTTAAGGTTGGTTTTGTTGAGAAGGCTAAGTTGGTGCTTGAGAGTGCAGAGAAGAAGTTGAGTAGGAGTAATAGGCTTGGATACTTCTTCCTCATCACTATGTATGCTTCTTTGGGAGATAAGGAAGGAGTTGTTCGTTTGTGGGAAGGTTCCAAGTCTGTTTCTGGGAGGATCACTTGTGCAAACTACATATGTGTGTTGTCCTGCTTGGTGAGACTTGGTGGTCTTGCTGAGGCTGAGAGGGTGTTTGAGGAGTGGGAGGATAATTGCTGTAACTATGATGTTAGAGTCTCCAATGTTCTTTTGGGTGCTTACACGCGTAATGGACTGATCCGCGAAGCCGAGTCCTTGCATAACCGTGTGTTGGAGAGGGGAGGTAGTCCGAACTACAAGACTTGGGAGATTTTGATGGAGGGATGGGTGGAATGTCAGAGTATGGAGAAAGCTATTGATGCTATGCACCGAGCATTCGAGCTAATGAAGGGATGTCACTGGAGACCGTCTCAGAGAATCATCCTGGCTATTGCTGAGTACTTTGAGAAGGAGGAGAAGATAGAGGAAGCTAACATATATGTTAGAGATTTACATCTTCTTGGCCTTGCAAGTTTGCCGTTGTATAGATTGTTACTTAGAATGCATGAACATGTCCGGAGACCAGCGTCTCACATATATGAAATGATGAAGCTGGACAACATTCGAATTGGTTGA
- the LOC103837177 gene encoding mitochondrial Rho GTPase 1, protein MARYSAGTVVDFSKSVRIVVIGDKGTGKSSLIAAAATNSFPPNVPPVLPDTKLPLQFFPDGIAVTIVDTSSRPEDRGMVAEELKHADAVVLTHASDDRPETLQRLSTYWLPELRRLEVKVPIIVAGCKLDLDKNQVSFEQVMSPIMNQFREIETCIECSALKQIQAQEVFYYAQKNVIHPTAPLFDQETQALKPRCVRALKRIFILCDHDKDGALNEAELDQFQVKCFNAPLQPNEIEGIKRVVQERLPEGVNEIGLTVAGFLFLHALFIEKGRIETTWTVLRKFGYNNDVRLANEWLPPSLFKRAPDQSVELTDVAIEFLKEKYMLFDADGDNNLRPQEIEDLFSTAPESPWKEAPYEDAAEKTALGGLSSDSFLSLWSLMTVLEPARSVEHLICIGFQGDPSSAIRITRRRLLDRKKKRCERKVVQCFVFGPNSARKSALLNCFLGRSYADNPGSTTTDERYAVNMVDETGSAKKTLVMREIPEDGAQGLFSSMESLAKCDIAVFVYDSSDESSWKRASELLVEVANHGEATGYEVPCLMVSAKDDIVSSQIPIQDSTRVTQDVGIEHHVSISSKLEDFNNLFRKIITAAQHPHLSIPETEAGKSRKHYNRKINRFLMVVSIVAAVVVVGLAAYFVYVSQERVLLPEKIENEGPKSLVMILY, encoded by the exons ATGGCGAGATACTCAGCTGGCACGGTTGTTGACTTTTCTAAATCTGTACGAATCGTTGTGATTGGTGACAAGGGCACTGGAAAGTCCAGCTTGATTGCCGCTGCAGCCACCAATTCTTTCCCTCCCAATGTCCCTCCTGTTCTTCCTGATACCAAGTTGCCTCTTCAGTTCTTCCCTGACGGTATAGCCGTCACCATCGTTGACACTTCCTCAAG GCCGGAAGATAGGGGCATGGTTGCCGAGGAATTGAAGCACGCAGATGCAGTGGTTTTGACACATGCCAGTGACGACCGACCTGAGACTCTCCAACGTTTGAGTACATACTGGCTTCCAGAGCTTCGGCGGTTAGAG GTAAAGGTTCCTATAATTGTAGCAGGCTGTAAGCTTGACCTCGACAAGAACCAGGTCAGCTTCGAACAAGTGATGTCACCTATAATGAACCAGTTTCGGGAGATTGAGACTTGTATCGAATGTTCTGCCCTGAAGCAAATCCAG GCACAAGAAGTTTTCTACTATGCACAAAAAAATGTCATTCACCCAACAGCACCTCTGTTTGATCAAGAAACTCAGGCATTGAAGCCACGGTGTGTAAGGGCCTTGAAGCGTATCTTTATACTATGTGACCATGATAAAGATGGTGCTCTTAACGAGGCTGAGTTAGATCAATTTCAG GTCAAGTGCTTCAATGCGCCATTGCAGCCTAATGAAATCGAAGGTATTAAGAGGGTTGTGCAAGAAAGGTTACCAGAAGGTGTGAATGAAATAGGACTGACAGTGGCTGGCTTCCTGTTTCTACATGCACTCTTTATTGAGAAAGGGAGGATCGAGACAACATGGACTGTACTTAGGAAGTTTGGATATAACAATGATGTAAGACTGGCTAATGAATGGCTTCCACCTTCATTATTCAAGAGAGCACCTGATCAG AGTGTTGAGTTGACAGATGTAGCAATCGAATTCCTGAAAGAAAAGTATATGTTGTTTGATGCGGATGGG GATAATAATCTGAGACCTCAAGAGATTGAGGATCTTTTTTCAACCGCACCTGAAAG TCCCTGGAAGGAAGCTCCGTATGAGGATGCTGCAGAGAAAACTGCCCTTGGAGGACTCTCCTCTGACTCTTTCCTGTCACTG TGGTCACTGATGACAGTATTAGAACCTGCTCGGAGTGTGGAACATTTGATTTGCATTGGATTCCAGGGTGATCCATCTTCTGCCATCCGTATTACTAGGAGAAGGCTTTTAGATCGCAAAAAGAAACGATGTGAAAGAAAAGTTGTCCAGTGCTTTGTTTTTGGACCCAATAGCGCTAGAAAATCCGCTTTATTGAATTGCTTTCTTGGAAG GTCATATGCTGATAACCCGGGATCAACCACCACTGACGAGCGTTATGCAGTGAATATGGTCGATGAAACTGGG AGTGCAAAGAAAACTCTTGTTATGAGGGAAATTCCAGAAGATGGGGCTCAAGGGCTATTTTCATCCATGGAGTCGTTGGCTAAATGTGACATAGCTGTCTTCGTGTATGACAG TTCTGATGAGTCGTCATGGAAGAGAGCGAGTGAGTTGCTTGTAGAAGTTGCAAATCACGGCGAGGCCACTGGATATGAGGTTCCCTGCCTTATGGTTTCAGCGAAAGACGATATTGTATCATCCCAAATTCCCATACAAGATTCCACCAGG GTGACACAAGATGTGGGAATAGAGCATCATGTATCCATCAGCTCGAAACTGGAGGATTTCAACAACTTATTCCGCAAAATCATAACTGCAGCGCAACATCCTCATCTGAGTATTCCAGAGACCGAAGCAGGAAAAAGCCGCAAACATTACAACAGGAAAATCAACCGCTTTCTAATGGTTGTTTCAA TCGTAGCTGCTGTTGTGGTCGTTGGGCTTGCTGCATACTTTGTGTATGTGTCGCAAGAGAGAGTGCTTCTGCCTGAGAAGATTGAGAATGAAGGACCCAAGTCTCTTGTTATGATCTTATATTAG
- the LOC103837197 gene encoding serine--tRNA ligase, cytoplasmic-like, whose translation MQQYKRRGTEIIRESQRRRLASVDFVDEIIKLDKEWRQRQFEVDALRTEFNKLNKQVAKLKISGGDASELIQQAEKNKQDALKKEKEVGDAYAKLKEDLVKVGNLVPDSVPVSNDEPVFAPGKKVMNHVDLVENTFIADTKRGAEIAGGRGYFLRGHGVLLNHKLLSTWG comes from the exons ATGCAACAATACAAGAGAAGGGGAACGGAGATCATCCGTGAATCACAACGCCGGAGATTAGCCAGCGTTGATTTCGTCGATGAGATCATCAAGCTCGACAAAGAATGGCGTCAGC GTCAATTCGAAGTAGATGCTTTACGAACGGAGTTCAACAAGCTGAACAAGCAAGTAGCCAAGCTCAAAATC TCTGGTGGTGATGCGAGTGAGCTGATTCAGCAAGCGGAGAAGAACAAACAAGACGCTCTTAAGAAGGAAAAGGAAGTTGGTGATGCTTATGCTAAGCTCAAAGAGGACTTGGTGAAAGTTGGAAATCTCGTCCCTGACTCAGTTCCAGTTAGTAACGATGAG CCGGTTTTTGCGCCTGGTAAGAAGGTGATGAACCATGTGGATCTCGTTGAGAATACCTTCATTGCAGATACTAAGAGAG GTGCTGAAATTGCTGGAGGAAGAGGTTATTTCCTGAGAGGACATGGTGTGCTACTTAACCATAAGCTGTTATCAACTTGGGGCTAG